The Marinobacter halotolerans genome includes a window with the following:
- a CDS encoding 2-hydroxyacyl-CoA dehydratase subunit D gives MSNAKQSSVNRLKSNDAGRHLISDYWDRIFTANERNAQVVWYNGAALNPIFQAAGLEWAHGEAFAARLSAQRLEKSAQLAAQEFGYVGELCSYARTHLGAALLAKQAREKFDKGIVDNADRDDLAARLPMPNFIVNCYAGCSTGQQWDDFTHRLLGKDIPIFNVSLPFLWGNRADAGYLKGKEWEEASDYVADQLYKLIDFIEVQTGRPFDWEALREGMTHIKQAAEIRREAMAMCANMPAPATFWDWIASVAHINFLPAGPELVDYFSKIHEEVAQRIASGESAIKDEKYRLYFDGIMNWNKLGTLAKLFAERKVAVVAGRYTHKPFWQEPQLIDTDDPIRGMAQHYLLCPTNHGFQTIKDFTKNDCEFYGLDGIVFHSTRTCRAFTGPQQMLARAMKKEMGIPSIFFEGDVADESFYKGELLESRLEAMLEAIDVRRSRNFIASN, from the coding sequence CCGCCTGAAAAGTAACGATGCCGGGCGGCATTTAATCAGCGATTACTGGGACCGTATTTTTACTGCAAATGAGCGTAATGCCCAAGTGGTCTGGTATAACGGCGCTGCGTTAAATCCTATTTTTCAGGCTGCGGGGCTTGAATGGGCACACGGAGAGGCCTTTGCGGCCCGACTTTCTGCGCAAAGGCTTGAGAAGTCTGCCCAGCTTGCCGCTCAAGAATTTGGTTATGTCGGCGAGCTCTGCTCCTACGCTCGCACACATTTAGGTGCAGCGTTATTGGCCAAGCAGGCCCGGGAGAAGTTTGACAAAGGTATTGTTGATAACGCTGACCGGGACGATTTGGCCGCCCGCTTGCCCATGCCCAACTTTATTGTTAACTGCTACGCCGGCTGCAGCACCGGGCAGCAATGGGATGATTTTACGCACCGGCTGTTGGGCAAAGACATACCAATTTTTAACGTGTCGCTGCCATTTCTATGGGGTAACAGGGCAGACGCCGGCTATCTGAAAGGCAAGGAGTGGGAAGAGGCCTCTGATTATGTTGCCGACCAGCTCTACAAACTCATCGATTTCATTGAAGTACAAACTGGTCGGCCCTTCGACTGGGAAGCCCTGCGTGAAGGTATGACCCACATTAAGCAGGCAGCGGAAATCCGCCGGGAAGCCATGGCCATGTGCGCCAACATGCCCGCCCCCGCCACATTCTGGGACTGGATTGCCAGTGTTGCCCACATCAATTTTTTACCGGCAGGGCCTGAGCTGGTTGACTATTTCAGCAAGATCCACGAAGAGGTTGCCCAGCGTATTGCCAGCGGTGAAAGCGCCATTAAAGACGAGAAATACCGACTGTACTTCGACGGTATAATGAATTGGAACAAACTGGGTACCCTTGCCAAGCTCTTTGCCGAGCGCAAAGTAGCCGTTGTCGCCGGGCGCTACACCCACAAACCCTTCTGGCAGGAACCTCAACTCATCGATACCGACGACCCAATTCGCGGTATGGCCCAACACTATTTGTTGTGTCCCACCAATCATGGCTTCCAGACCATCAAGGATTTCACCAAAAATGACTGCGAATTCTACGGACTGGACGGTATCGTCTTTCATTCTACTCGCACCTGCCGAGCCTTTACCGGTCCTCAGCAAATGTTGGCTCGGGCCATGAAAAAAGAAATGGGCATACCATCGATCTTCTTTGAAGGTGATGTTGCCGATGAATCTTTTTACAAAGGCGAACTACTGGAAAGCCGCCTGGAAGCGATGTTAGAAGCCATTGATGTGCGCCGGTCTCGCAACTTTATCGCCTCGAACTGA